From one Nitrospirota bacterium genomic stretch:
- a CDS encoding sulfurtransferase gives MKKIRSITIFSLLVFALVFTSTLAYSAEYPNSKLLAAPADIVKNTGKWVLLDCRDKKAYDGGHIPGSISLGSPCAKILRDEKSRVFEDIKKYEEILGNAGIQSNKTTVVYADVKELTSATVGFWILEYLGHKDVRFLNGGIEEWQASGNTLETQETKLPQAKLKVNLVKNKIATTEEVLKIAKGKLRGIQLIDSRTSAEYTGTDVRAKRGGRIPNCLLNIPHTEMFDKATGKIKPMDEMEKIYGTLDKNKRTIPYCQTGTRSTLTYLVFRLMGFKDPANYDDSWIIWGNTEDLPIEK, from the coding sequence ATGAAAAAAATAAGAAGCATAACCATTTTTTCGTTACTGGTTTTTGCACTGGTTTTTACAAGCACATTAGCATACTCTGCTGAATATCCAAACTCTAAGCTATTGGCAGCACCAGCAGATATAGTCAAAAACACAGGGAAATGGGTTTTGCTTGACTGTAGAGACAAGAAGGCATATGACGGAGGACATATCCCTGGTTCAATAAGTCTCGGCAGCCCATGCGCAAAGATTTTAAGGGATGAAAAATCAAGGGTGTTTGAGGACATAAAGAAATATGAAGAAATCTTAGGCAATGCCGGAATACAGAGCAACAAGACCACTGTAGTTTATGCTGATGTAAAAGAGCTCACATCTGCCACTGTTGGCTTCTGGATACTTGAATACCTCGGCCATAAAGATGTTCGCTTTCTTAATGGCGGCATTGAGGAATGGCAGGCATCTGGAAACACACTTGAAACCCAGGAGACAAAGCTACCTCAGGCAAAGCTCAAGGTCAACCTCGTAAAGAACAAGATTGCCACAACAGAGGAGGTCCTGAAGATAGCCAAGGGTAAGCTCAGAGGTATCCAGCTCATAGACTCAAGAACATCAGCAGAATATACTGGCACTGATGTCAGGGCAAAAAGAGGCGGTCGTATACCCAATTGTCTGTTAAACATCCCGCACACCGAAATGTTTGACAAGGCAACAGGGAAAATAAAGCCCATGGATGAGATGGAAAAAATCTATGGCACACTTGATAAAAACAAACGGACAATACCTTACTGCCAGACAGGGACACGCTCCACGCTCACTTATTTAGTGTTCAGGCTGATGGGGTTTAAAGACCCTGCTAATTACGATGACTCATGGATAATCTGGGGCAACACAGAAGACCTGCCAATTGAAAAATAA
- a CDS encoding biotin--[acetyl-CoA-carboxylase] ligase: MSEQLLSLLKKGAFVSGGFLSSKLGITRAGIWKKIHSLKEKGFKVEASPGKGYRLIDTPEFSVEELKTLIKGEIGRKIIYFDRIDSTNNYAMSYANELLHGEVIIADAQMKGKGRLQRHWVSPPNSNIYMSIILKPDILPREGTLLTLLSSVASVNALRRLTGIDIKIKWPNDLMIGSKKLGGILLETRSEPDRILFAVASIGVNVNMRRIPHELKPIATSTLIETGKRFKRTRKGRQGLLKGWKGLSQTLGKEVAVKTERETIKGIAEDIDDEGRLILKTPDGSIKNISSGDLIHLR, translated from the coding sequence ATGTCAGAACAACTCCTCAGTCTTCTTAAAAAAGGCGCTTTTGTCTCAGGAGGTTTTTTAAGCAGTAAGCTCGGTATAACAAGGGCAGGCATATGGAAGAAAATCCATAGCCTTAAAGAAAAAGGCTTCAAGGTAGAGGCATCTCCGGGAAAGGGCTATAGGCTTATAGACACACCTGAGTTTTCAGTAGAAGAGCTAAAAACCCTCATAAAAGGCGAAATTGGCAGGAAAATAATCTATTTTGACAGGATTGACTCAACAAACAATTATGCCATGAGTTATGCTAATGAACTGCTACACGGAGAGGTCATCATAGCAGACGCCCAGATGAAAGGCAAAGGAAGACTCCAAAGACACTGGGTTTCACCACCTAATTCAAACATCTATATGAGCATAATCCTTAAACCCGACATACTTCCAAGGGAAGGAACACTCCTTACACTTTTAAGCTCTGTGGCAAGTGTAAATGCCTTAAGAAGACTAACAGGCATTGATATTAAGATCAAATGGCCTAATGACCTTATGATAGGCAGTAAAAAGTTGGGAGGCATACTCCTTGAGACAAGGTCAGAGCCTGATAGGATTCTCTTTGCAGTTGCAAGCATAGGAGTTAATGTCAATATGAGAAGGATTCCACATGAGCTTAAACCCATTGCAACATCAACCCTTATCGAGACAGGCAAAAGATTTAAAAGGACACGTAAAGGCAGGCAAGGACTTTTAAAAGGGTGGAAAGGGCTTTCCCAAACATTGGGCAAGGAAGTGGCAGTTAAAACCGAAAGGGAGACCATTAAAGGTATAGCAGAAGATATAGACGATGAAGGAAGACTTATCCTTAAAACCCCTGATGGCTCAATTAAAAATATAAGCTCAGGAGACCTTATACA